Genomic segment of Mastomys coucha isolate ucsf_1 unplaced genomic scaffold, UCSF_Mcou_1 pScaffold5, whole genome shotgun sequence:
GCAGGATAGAGCTTTCACAGGTTTCTAGAGGAAACAATGAGCAGAGCTCAGGTTCTTCATTGACACCTCCTGTTGGcattccctctttcttcttttccctcttctccagAGAGCTGCTCACAGATCACCGTGTCCCTGGGCTTCTTCTGGAAGCCATGAAGGTGGCAGTCAAGAAACAGAGACGGAAGATCAAGGCCAAGATGTTGGGAACACCTGAAGTAGAGAGCAGGTAAGATGcccacctcctgcctccatgcccaCCGAACGAACCCCCTTGACCTGCTGCAGTTCTGCTGTGCTCAATGATGCAACTTAGCTGTGCCCTGCGCCTCACTAAGCCTACTGTCCAGCTGCCGTCCTGTCCCCTGGAACCCACTGTTCCCACTTGCCCTGGCTGCTGTGCCTCCCGCTGAAGAAACTGCTGATGCTGCTTCATGTTTCCTTCCTTGGTCGGATCTCTTTACTAAAGGAAGCCGTGCAGCTTTGTGAGGGGCTATTATCTGCCAGGCTATAAAGTGTCCTCGAGCCCCTCAGTgttccctctccagccccaaggcctCTGTAGTCACTCCATCCTCCCCTGATGTTCCTGAAAGTCCTTCAGGAGGCGCCACATGAGTTGGACTCATAGTATCCCTTAGGCTCTGATATATAGCCCTTGCATTTCTTTATCCTAGTGATGATGAGGATAGCTCGTGGTTCCTGCTCTCCAACGACAAGGAAGATGTTCCCCTAGTTCCTGGGTCCAGAATCCAGAATTTGTAtgttggaggagaggaggggaggagggggaaggaggggcctGCCTGGCTCTTCTCCACCCTTCCTTTCTGTTCCACTGCCTTCCACACTGTTCCGAGATCTGtcttccctcctgcttctctgccctACCTGCCCTCGCTTCTCTGCCCTACCTGCCCTCACTTCCCTGTGACCTGTGCTGTCTTCTTTCCTCCAGAACCCCCTTTTCACCTTTCTCCACCCTCAGCCTGCATCTTTGGCATCTCTGCCTCCTTGGCTCAATGTACCTCTCTTGGCTTTTCTTCCAGCTTTGGCTTATGGTATCGGGGTGAGACTGAGGCCCCTGAAGCTGAGACCAGCAACCCAGCTCCCAGCAGActacaggaaggagaggaagccCCACAGCAACCTGCGAACAGCCTTCCAGCCCCTGACTCCTGATGAGTCCTCTGCTTTCAGTGAACATCGTGGTCTGAGGGCTTCAGCTACGCAGGAGGCTTACCTCTGGGTTCCAGCTAACTGTGCCTGGATGTGTGACCTCAAATGAGGATGAGGCTCTCCCCCTGTACCTAGCCTGTACTAGGTATGGTGGAACTTCAGCCTGTCTCCCTTTCTTGACATCTCTGTACCACACTTCAGAGTCAGAGGTAAAGGGATCTCTGAGCTCTGCTTTTCCCCATTGTGAGACAGAGGGCTTGCCTCCCTGGGGCTTGTGCAGGTGACCAGTGCAATAAATACCCATAATACCCCTAAAATGCTCTCGGTCTGTCTGTCGGTGGTCCATGTTACCTCCCAGCCCTGCCAGAAACAGATGGTGATGTTTCATTAGGTCTTCTCGGCTCCTCACTGAGATGAGGATATCTCTTTATTTGGGGGGTATGGCTCCTACCTCCACCCCATTCCTTTGCTTGTCTCCAGTGTTTGGGGAACCTGTCCTCAATCTTTTGGCCTCTTCCTGGCTAAATCGACTCAGTTTTTACCATCTGCCTCATTTTCTCTTTCGATTCTACGAGATTCTACGTGCTAAGCTGCCTGCCCTCTCAGGGAGGTGCCTCATAGCAGCCCGCCCTCTATCCTGGCTTCCTCAGGAAAAGCCTtgggaggaagcagggagggggtTGGGAGCTGTGGGGATCAGATCAAACCAGGCCCTCCTACTATGCTGGCCGCCATGAGACTAGGGCTGGTATTCTCACTGTTGCTGCTCTGGACTCGGGCGACCCAGGGATCCATGCTAGACCCAACTGGTCAGCACGTCTGTATAGGCAGCAGGTGGGTCTTGTGGGAGAGTCTGGCTGATATGGTGGCTGACTAGTGTTGGggtcattttagaaaataaagaggTGCGTGGGAGGGTCATGGGCCTCAAAAAGGGGACTTTGAGAGGCAGCCTGGCAGATGATGGGTGGTCACGCACATGGTGGGAAGgtcaggaaagggaaaaagaagggtTGGGGACATGGATACTGTGACTCATGGCCTGTGACACTGGGCTAGGTTTCCTAAGGGGAGCTGGGGAAGACTCCCACGTCTCAGCCAGCTTCTACTAATATCAGTGACCCATGTTACGGTGCTCTGCTGCCCCATTTCTACCCCACAGCCCCTCTGAGCTCCAGTGCTGTCCCGGCTGGAAGCAGAAAGGTCAAGAATGCACCATCCGTGAGTAACCAGGACAGTCCCCTAGCCAAGGAAAAGGAAGGATGTGACCTAATGACAACCTTTCTACTCTATCTCCCCTCCTGAGCCCTGAAAGCAGTGTCCGCCCTGTGACACATTACCCCGCTCAGCACTAAGGATGGCTTTAAGGGGAGCAGAACCCCAGGAGTGGGTGAGAGGGCCAGGGGTACCCCTTGTTTGTCCCCCAGTCCTTTCAAGCCCGGGTCGGGTGTTTTTCAGCCATCTGTGAGGGGCCTGATGCCTGCAGGAAAGATGAGGTGTGTGTGAAGCCTGGCCTCTGTCGATGTAAACCTGGATTCTTCGGAGCCCAGTGCAGCTCCCGTGAGTTTTAACAACTGGGTGACGCTTCTGGGCAGAACTAGGTAAGGGGCAGGAAGTAGGTAAGGCAAGTAGAGATGTGAAAATAGAATGGTAAGGCCAAAATTACCCAAgcttgctaggcagtggtggcgcacgcctttaattccagcacttgggaggcagaggcaggtggatttctgaattcaaggccagcctggtctacagagtgaattctaggacagccagggctatacagagaaaccctgtctcgaaaaaacaaaacaaaacaaaaacaaacaaacaaacaaaaaattacccAAGCTTTGCTTAGAAAATGGGCTCAGAAATGAGAAGTGATCCTGGAAATGGCCCTGGGTTTTAACCTACAGCCAGAGAGCCCTGCTCATCTGGCACCTTCACTTTTAACTTCTTAGTAAAGACAAATAGATGCCGAGGGCGTGGACCTGTGGTTCTCTACTAACTACGGGAATAGCAGGTAGAAGAAGGTGCCTGGAACTAGGCTCTCAAGGGATGAATGGCAGGCACCAAGAATCCCTGGATTGGAAGGGGACATATGCACTTTCCTGCCACCCTGGTAGGCATCTTCTACGTAAAATTAATGGCCAAGGACAGAGAGATACCTTAGCAGAGAGAGTGAAGGGACATGAATGACATCCTACCTACCTGTGAGCCTGGGCACATGGCTGTCAGATTCAATTTCTGTGTTCTGGAATGGGAAGTGGAGGCTAAGCCAAGACTAAGGGTTTTGTCATCTGAATCTGGGGCCGGAAATGAGCTGAGTCCCAGGAGAGGCTGCCAGATGTTCCCAGGCTCTGTCCTTGGCTCTTGAAGAGCAAGCCTGTGTCCTATTCCTTGAGGAAGGGTCAGGGCAAAGACCTGTGCCCAGCCCTGAACCCGATTATCTCCCATTCCTAACCTAACAGGCTGTCCAGGCCAATACTGGGGCCACGACTGTCGTGAGACCTGCCCCTGCCATCCGCGTGGCCAGTGCGAACCGGCCACTGGTGTGTGCCAGTGCCAGCCCAACTACTGGGGCAAGCTCTGCGAGGTCTCCTGCAACTGCGGCCCCCACGGACAGTGCGACCCCAATACCGGCTTGTGCCACTGCGACCCCGGCTGGTGGTCATCCATGTGTCATCGTCCATGCCAGTGCAACCCAGCGGCCCGCTGTAACCAGTCCACTGGAGCCTGCTTATGCCCACCGGGCTGGTGGGGCCGCCGTTGCAGCTTCAGTTGCAACTGTCACACCTCGCCCTGCGTGCAGGAGTCCGGCCGCTGCATCTGCCTGCCAGGCTGGTGGGGTCCGGAGTGTAATCGTAAGTGCCAGTGTGTGCGAGGCCAATGCAGCGTTACTTCGGGCCACTGCTCCTGTCCTCCTGGCTTCCATGGAGTCCGCTGTGAGCAGCCTTGCAACCCTGGCCACTATGGGGCCCAGTGCAAAGAAAGGTGAGCCAGCAACAGGGTGAGTGAGGGCTGGGCAAGAAATAAGACAGGTGGACTGAAGGGGTTATTTCAGTCCATCTCCAAAACATATACAAggcaagaatgaaagaaaaaaaaacatgtccaTACAACTCCATGTACTTATACCTTATTCTCTCGGCCCATCAATGTTAAAAAGGACAAACCACTGGCTGGAGAGagagggcggtggtggcgcacgcctttaatcccagcacttgagaggcagagtcaggcagatttctgagttcgaggccagcctggtctacagagtaagttccaggacagccagggctacacagagaaaccctgtttcaaaaaaccaaaaaaaaaaaaaaaagaagaaggaaagaaaaagacttcATTGTGCTGCTCTTTTCAAGGGCCTGAGTGTTGTTCTACACTCAGAGGACCTACATCTGTGGTCTGATGCTGACCAGtaactgcactcatgtgtacacacacacacacacacacacacacaaacgcgcgcgcgcatgcgcgcgcgcacacacacgcgtgtattttttttctgagcatagtagcctatgcctttaatcccagttctgaTGAgtagaggcaggtaaatctctgcatgtttgaggccagccttatttACAGAGTCCTAGGACATCCAGacctacatagtgaaactctatctcaaaaaaaaaatgtatatgtgtgtacatgtgtgcgtgtgtatgtgtatatttatatatgtatctcccctgtaatcccagcactcaggaggctgaagcaagagtgagattttcaaaaaagaaaataacaaaagttGCCTTCCAACCTAGTGGGGCTGGGTAGGCCTCTAATGtcagcacatggaaggcagaagaagcaTACGGACCACATATTAGCCGTCAGCCTGTGCCACACACTGAGGTAGCAAGGCTGTGTGTAGGCTCAGTAGTAACAAagcagcctggaggcaggagggttgcttTGATAGCATCATTGGCAACacagcaagtctgaggctagcctgggctacgtgaagACACTGCCAAAGATTCCCCTCCCACAAAGTAGCAACAAGCTCTATTTAGAACAAAGAATGGGGTCTGGAGACACACAGATCAGTAGTAAGAGCTGGCCTGGTATGCACTAAGCCCTAGGTTCCATTTGCAACACCAGAAAGGTCAGGGAACAAAATGTAGAGCGAGACATTATAtcccataatttcttttttttttttcttcaatttttttttttttcttcaagacagggtttctctatgtagccccagctgtcctggaactcactctatagaccaggctggcctcgaactcagaaatccacctgtctctgtctcccaagtgctgggattaaaggcgtgtgccactactgcccagcctcttttttttttttaagacaatgtcTTTTTGTGTATCTCAGGCCACTGTTCACTTTGcagaggtcttcctgcctctgcctccagaatgctggaattGTGAATTTGGGCCACCACACCAAGCTCAGCTAAACTGATTTATGATCACCCTTTCTCCCTGATAATGGATTCCAGACAATCAAGTATCAACAGAGAGGAATCAAGTTCCCATTAGCATCACTGGAAAATCAAAATGAGTTAATCCTGAAACTATCATGATGaaagaatttctattttctttatcttttcatttatttatattctttttttNNNNNNNNNNNNNNNNNNNNNNNNaaatccgcctgcctctgcctcccaagtgctgggattaaaggcgtgcgccaccaccgcccggcccatttatttatattcttaataagtttttttttaaaaatccttatttttattttacacatgtgGGTGTTTTTCCAGCACGTATATCTGTGCACTAAAtgcctgcagagtccagaggAGGACACCAAGTCCCCTAGAGTTGAAGTTATTTACAgctgtaagtcaccatgtgggtgctgggaaccgaaccctaTACCaacagtggttctccaccttatTAAAGCTtctaccctttaatacagttcctcatgatgtggtgaccctcccccagccataaaattatcttcattgctacttcataactgtaattttgctaccattataaattgtgatgtaaatatctggtttgcaggatatctgatatgtgaccctgttGAAAGGGTCTTTCAGTGCTCTTagaggggttgtgacccacaggctgagagccGCTGTTGCTCTACAAGGACAGCGGCTGTTcctaactattgagccatctctccagcacctatgtatttctttttgagacaagatctctatatagaccaggttaacttcaaactcagagatctgcctgcttctgcgtCTGCCCGGCTACAGGATTTTTctggtgctagaattaaaggcctgtgccgtGCCGCAATAGCCAGCattaattgtcttttaaaaagacagaatctaaaggtggtggtggcgcacacctttaatcccagcacttgggaggcagaggcaggtggatttctgagttctaggccagcctggtctacagagtgagttccgggacagccagggctatacagagaaaccctgtcttgaaaaaccaaaaaaaaaaaaaaagtcagaatcttggatggctggaaagatggctcagcaccaaagagcactggctgctctcgaAGAGAGccagggtttgattctcagcacaaATGATGGCTTGAAATCATCTGGAACTCTAGTTTGAGGAGAGCTAAagcctctcctggcttccttggTTACCAGGCActcaagtggtgcacagacatacatgcaagcaaaatatccatacacattaaaaaaaaaaaaaggaaaagggggttTCTACTGGCTTCAAAAGCTGCAACGTGTGTCTTCAAGAAGAATCAGTCTATAGACTTTTTTGTCATAGTTAAACTAATATacccttaaaaattaaataaaaaaggaaaggatcTCTGTATGTTacctaggctagtctcaaactcctgTGCTCAAGTGACTCTCCTCTCACAGCCTCCTGAGCCATTTCTTATGTGACACATGTCTCTGTCCCTAGCCACTCGGTCCTAACCTCAGAGATTGTGTGGTATGGGAAATACAGCAGAGAAGGGGGCGGTGGCAAGAGGGCTGACTGGGAGGGAAGCGAGGGGTGGGAGGTAACTTGGCTACTCTGGCTGAGCTGGTGGTTCCAgacatcctttttttttgttttgttttgttttgtttgtttgtttttgttttttcgagacagggtttctctgtgtagccctggctgtcctggaactcactctgtagaccaggctggcctcgaactcagaaatcctctgcctcccaagtgctgggattaaaggtgtgcgccaccaccgcccggctccagaCATCCTTTGTGAACCCAGGGAAGGATGAGCCACAGAGCAGGGAATCGGGAGTGAACTAGAGACCTGTGATTCCCTCAGAGATCATCTGCCCAACCTTTCCAGTCAGTGTACAAcccagagaaactgaggcttcaGCCTGAGTGGTCCATCTGGGACCCAGATTTCTCCAGTGTCCTGAGACCTGGCAATGTGGGCTGTTCATAGGCTGGAAGGTATGGCTCTCCGTCTGACCCCAATGCTCCCATGATCCCCTTCTCTTGCCAGCTGTGGCCACTGTGAGCAGAATGCTACGTGCTCTCCCATCACGGGCAACTGTGAGTCCTGCAAGCCGGGCTGGAACGGGACTCAGTGCAAGCAGCCATGCCCACCGGGCACTTTTGGTGAGAAGTGCACTGGGCAGTGCCCCCGCTGCCGGCTTGGGGAGCCCTGTCAAGCGGAAACTGGGCACTGCCAGCGCTGCGACCCTGGTTGGCTGGGGCACAGGTGAGGGAGGGGCTACCTTGCTCTGAACACATTTTTCTCTTCGACCCCTCCTCTCAGCTGTTCTTTCCGGGAGGACCTTCATTTCCACAAAGTTCACATTCACTCAGCTCAGGGACTGTCTCCGGGTCGGGTGGAAGAGAGGTGCTGGAGGGCTCTGGGGAGAGTGTATATCTAACAGCTTCCTCCCTAGTCGTTCTTCCTCAGGGACCTGTGTGTAGTTTCTCACCCACTTGGTTTTGGCTCCAGCTTCAAGGCCATGTAAACTCGAGCTTTGTTGCAGGGGAATGACCCTTTTGGGACCCCATGTCCAGGAAGATGGGAGAGGTTGTAGGACCTTCCTGTCCTCCCAATTCTGAGTCCTGCTTCCCTCATGTAACCTCAGGTGTGAGAACCCTTGCCCCCTGGGTACCTTTGGGAAGGGCTGCAGCTCAACCTGCCCCGCCTGTGTTCAGGGGACTTGCGATGCGGTGACTGGGGAATGTGTTTGCAGTGCTGGCTACTTGGGGACCAGGTAAGGACAAGGCTTTGGGGACACGGGATTATGAGAGATGAGGTCAGACCTCTGTGTAATGTTTCTTAAATTTCCCCCACTGAGCCTCTCCACTTCCCAGAAACCTTCTCTCCCACACTGTAATGAAGATGCTAGTTCTCCTGTGTTGAGTGGCATCCTCTGAGGAAACTCAGAGGTTAATTTAAAAggactaaaaaaataaatgagactttttaaacgaaaagaaaaattaaaaataatttttaaaggaaaagaaagatatctggagaaaaaaaagaaggaattggTGCCTCATTCAGATGAGGACTTGCTTAGGGGTGAGACCCAAATCCCGTTGACCCTCCTCTAGTTCTTCAGGTATCAAGCAGTCAGGGACTCCAGGCACATAGTGTCAGGTGGAGGAGACCTGTTTTAcaaagaaagggatggagggtGAGGGAGTTAGGGGCCGGGCTGGTCTTGATGGAGAGCATTGCATTGTTTCTTCCACGTTAAGGCTGAGGGATGAGGGCTGTCACCCAAAGTCTCTGCAGTGGAGCACTCTCAACACCACAGGGCCACTTAGGATGTGACTTAGAGGTCAGAAAGGTCTCCTGGCAGAACCCAGGAACAGTATCTAGGAATCTACCATCTCTTCCCCTCTGTAGTACCTTCAGCCTGCCTTTCCTGTTCTGTACCCCTAGCTGCAATAGCTCCTGCCCATCTGGCTTCCACGGGAACAACTGCTCTATCCCCTGCCAATGCCCCGAGGGGCTCTGCCACCCTGTGTCTGGGGCCTGCCAGCTGGGTAAGTGGAGGGAGCAGGAAGGGACATTTGCTCATTTCCATGGGCTGCAGGAGTCTAGGCAGCAGGGAAGGATTGGGCACCATCCAGAGATGGGATCCTCAGAGGCCCCGAGTGTGTGACCTTCTCCCATGTTCCTAGGCCGTCATGGTAAAACCGCCCTCATTGTGGGCATCCTGGTacctctgctgctgctcctcaTGGGCATCATCTGCTGTGCCTACTGCTGCTCAGCGACCCGACTGGACCCCAAGGACAGGTAAAACACTGACCATAATGTATGTTCCTTTGTGGGTGGGGAAGAGCTGAACTTGTCTGCCAGACAAGGAAGTGTCTGAGTCACGTGAGTATGAGCAGGGGTACTGGGTGGCCAGGAACTCAGAGTCAAACCTGCAGCAGAAGGCTGAGCTCCTGACAGCGCTGCAAGGGCTGGGGCAGAGGAGGAGCCACACAGCTcagcagagaagggaagagactagATTTCAAACTGTcaagaaagagaaggacagagaagtCTGAGCCGTGGTTTTGCAGAGAGCACAGCCTGAGGAATAGATAGATTATGGAGGACTGGTGAGGCCCAAGagaatgtgttcttttttttttttttttttNNNNNNNNNNNNNNNNNNNNNNNNNNNNNNNNNNNNNNNNNNNNNNNNNNNNNtcccaagtgctgggattaaaggtgtgcgccaccactgtgaGAATGTGTTCTTCTTCACATCTCTTGGTCTCTTGGACACACCACATCATGAAAGTCTGGAACAGGGAATGTGAACAGGGAATGGAGGGTTCATTTCTTCAACGTACAAAGATGCTGAGGCTCATGGGGTCTCAGCTGCTCTGGGCTCACACGGAGCTTTTTGGATTCTCTGCCCAGTGCTCTTTCTCCATTATGCTAGGCATATGCTTATGCTAAGCAagggctctactactgagctcACCCTCagccttgtttgtttgcttgctttttgacaAAATAcctcaccatgtagctcaggctgttgTGAAGTGAATATCTTCATGCCTCAGCCCCTCGAGTGCTAAGATTCAGGGAATGTGCCACCATACTAGACCCCCATCCTTGATTCTGTGCACTGCACTGTGGGGCATTCATAATGAGCAAATAGCCTGGGGGTGAGGAAGTAGCCCACCTCCTACCCTCCGGAGGAAGAGGCCTTGTCCAGAGGCTGTCAGAGAACTCTGACAAAAGGTTGCTCCAGTGAGCTAGTGCTGAAGAGTGGGATCCTGCTAGGATGAGAGTCCTAAGAGGTATATTTTTGAGAACCCAGTGCAGGTATCTAGCTAGGATGAGAGTCCTAAGAGGTATATTTTTGAGAACCCAGTGCAGGTATCTAGTATGAGTACTTGGTTCTGGGCCGTGCCAAACCTTCTGTCAGATTTACAACTGAGGCCAAGAAAAGTAAAATCAGAGCCGACGACGTGGTTACCCAAACCTGCCTGGCTCTGTCTAAGAACAgcggttctccaccttcctaatgctgtgtgaCCCTTTGATATGGTTCCTCCTGTTATGGTGGCACTCCCTGCCCCAACCCTAAAATGATTTCCGTTGCCATCTCacaactgtaattctgctactgttatgaattataatgcaaataGTTTTGGACATAGAAGTTTACCGAAGGGATTGTGGCCTACAGGTTCCACGCTCTGGAAGTTCTGTTGCCTTCTGTGACTTAGATTTTGGACTCCGTGGTTTGGATTTTATTCTGTCATCAGTGTGCAGGGCCACCCAAGTAGATGTAGTCACCTGACACATCCTGCCAGTCTGACATGGGTTGCCTAAATCTCGTACACTGATCACCCTCTCTTTGCCACCCTCTTCAGGCCTGAGAGGAATGGAGCTGCCTTTTTCAGAATGAAGCAGCAGGTGTGGGGGGCCCTCACCAACCTGGGCTCGGCACTGCCCTGTGGCTCCCTCAGTAACTACAAGCTACCCTGGGTAACAGGTAAGTGGGCACTGGGGATCAGGGTCAGGAGTCTAGCGCTAAGATGGGACAAGGCTTTCCACAAGGCCCCGCGCCTGACCTGCAATCCCTGCAGTTTCTCACCATGATCCGGAGGTC
This window contains:
- the Scarf1 gene encoding scavenger receptor class F member 1 isoform X1 — translated: MLAAMRLGLVFSLLLLWTRATQGSMLDPTGQHVCIGSSPSELQCCPGWKQKGQECTIPICEGPDACRKDEVCVKPGLCRCKPGFFGAQCSSRCPGQYWGHDCRETCPCHPRGQCEPATGVCQCQPNYWGKLCEVSCNCGPHGQCDPNTGLCHCDPGWWSSMCHRPCQCNPAARCNQSTGACLCPPGWWGRRCSFSCNCHTSPCVQESGRCICLPGWWGPECNRKCQCVRGQCSVTSGHCSCPPGFHGVRCEQPCNPGHYGAQCKESCGHCEQNATCSPITGNCESCKPGWNGTQCKQPCPPGTFGEKCTGQCPRCRLGEPCQAETGHCQRCDPGWLGHRCENPCPLGTFGKGCSSTCPACVQGTCDAVTGECVCSAGYLGTSCNSSCPSGFHGNNCSIPCQCPEGLCHPVSGACQLGRHGKTALIVGILVPLLLLLMGIICCAYCCSATRLDPKDRPERNGAAFFRMKQQVWGALTNLGSALPCGSLSNYKLPWVTVSHHDPEVPFNHSFIEPPSAGWASEDSFSSDPDSGEEDETHVYFTPPPREEMVPMAQEESPEASLPGGPFPPPEDASTPFPIPRTSSLARAKRPSVSFAEGTRFATQNGRSSGDLSSPIRKPKRLSRGAQPHPEGKEVEEPTGPEQANTEEDVPTATSSGDAAASHGQLPPGSRTVAECVETTDRGIQENSESVATIYMLAGTPQKPDGPVWSVFRRLGNHQKDQAVPKVKSAIPKPLRRSLVRNQASSGSAPGAMLSGAMESTAVRPEETSRGLGDGIESVGTIQEPDAGSSSPEHGSQKQAEEAQEEPLYENVVPMSVPPQH
- the Scarf1 gene encoding scavenger receptor class F member 1 isoform X2; this encodes MLAAMRLGLVFSLLLLWTRATQGSMLDPTGQHVCIGSSPSELQCCPGWKQKGQECTIPICEGPDACRKDEVCVKPGLCRCKPGFFGAQCSSRCPGQYWGHDCRETCPCHPRGQCEPATGVCQCQPNYWGKLCEVSCNCGPHGQCDPNTGLCHCDPGWWSSMCHRPCQCNPAARCNQSTGACLCPPGWWGRRCSFSCNCHTSPCVQESGRCICLPGWWGPECNRKCQCVRGQCSVTSGHCSCPPGFHGVRCEQPCNPGHYGAQCKESCGHCEQNATCSPITGNCESCKPGWNGTQCKQPCPPGTFGEKCTGQCPRCRLGEPCQAETGHCQRCDPGWLGHRCENPCPLGTFGKGCSSTCPACVQGTCDAVTGECVCSAGYLGTSCNSSCPSGFHGNNCSIPCQCPEGLCHPVSGACQLGRHGKTALIVGILVPLLLLLMGIICCAYCCSATRLDPKDRPERNGAAFFRMKQQVWGALTNLGSALPCGSLSNYKLPWVTVSHHDPEVPFNHSFIEPPSAGWASEDSFSSDPDSGEEDETHVYFTPPPREGTRFATQNGRSSGDLSSPIRKPKRLSRGAQPHPEGKEVEEPTGPEQANTEEDVPTATSSGDAAASHGQLPPGSRTVAECVETTDRGIQENSESVATIYMLAGTPQKPDGPVWSVFRRLGNHQKDQAVPKVKSAIPKPLRRSLVRNQASSGSAPGAMLSGAMESTAVRPEETSRGLGDGIESVGTIQEPDAGSSSPEHGSQKQAEEAQEEPLYENVVPMSVPPQH